One genomic window of Brienomyrus brachyistius isolate T26 chromosome 16, BBRACH_0.4, whole genome shotgun sequence includes the following:
- the LOC125710092 gene encoding elastin-like isoform X1 — translation MAVHEGVLVLLLLLGCSCEAQLKSGFLVKTPQVAAVYQNGLGAPQVVAAGYQVGAGAPQVSSTGFQVGVGAPQVASTGYQVGVGAPQVASTGFQVGVGAPQVASTGFQVGVGAPQVASTGYQAGVGATKLGATGYQVGVGATKLGATGYQVGVGATKLGATGYQVGVGAPQVASTGFLVGAGATKVGATGYQVGVGAPQVGPAGFQVGVGAPQVASTGFQVGVGAPQVASTGFLVGAGATKVGATGYQVGVGAPQVASTGYQVGVGAPQVASTGFQVGAGAPQVASTGFQVGVGAPQVASTGFQAGVGGTKVGATGYQVGVGAPQVSSTGYQVGVGAPQVASTGFQVGVGAPQVGATGFQVGVGGTGYQVGVGAPQVASTGFQVGVGAPQVASTGYQVGVGAPQVASTGFQVGVGAPQVASTGYQVGVGATKLGATGYQVGAGAPQVASTGFQVGAGAPQVASTGFQAGVGAPQVASTGFQVGVGAPQVASTGFQVGVGAPQVASTGFQVGVGATKVGATGFQVGVGAPQVASTGFLVGAGATKVGVTGYLSKQAAPALVKSVTGMQVNPDSVRVVCGEDSVMVDVLQDLLAIGQLINASDITLGGCAPTGQDASGTVRLQSVLQACGSTLMMTADALVYSFALIYTPRGINGLPIVRTNGAVVGIECHYLRKQNVSSNALVPTWIPYYATMAAEAQLSFSLRLMDDAWQNERASNVYFLGSVLNIEASVLVGNSQPLRVFVDSCVATLVPDVTSVPSYAFVQNSGCLTDAKVTGSRSQFLPRKQDDKLQLQLDAFRFSQDGRSSLYITCSLRATVASVPVDSQHKACSFPLAANRWMSVDGNDQVCGCCDTSCGLAGVAGAQGTGVLGPIAIQQGPPTASQPGQLYILKG, via the exons ATGGCAGTGCATGAGGGGGTATTAGTGCTGCTTCTTCTTTTAGGTTGCAGCTGTGAAGCTCAACTGAAGTCTGGGTTTCTTGTGAAGACCCCTCAAGTGGCTGCAGTTTATCAAAATGGAttaggtgctccccaggtggtggcagctggctatcaggttggcgcaggggctccccaggtgtcttcgaccggcttccaggttggcgtaggggctccccaggtggcttcgaccggctatcaggttggcgtaggggctccccaggtggcttcgaccggcttccaggttggcgtaggggctccccaggtggcttcgaccggcttccaggttggcgtaggggctccccaggtggcttcgaccggctatcaggCTGGCGTAGGGGCAACCAAGTTGGgggcgaccggctatcaggttggcgtaggggcaaCCAAGTTGGgggcgaccggctatcaggttggcgtaggggcaaCCAAGTTGGgggcgaccggctatcag gttggcgtaggggctccccaggtggcttcgaccggctTCCTGGTTGGCGCAGGGGCTACCAAGGTGGgggcgaccggctatcaggttggtgtaggggctccccaggtggggccggccggcttccaggttggcgtaggggctccccaggtggcttcgaccggcttccaggttggcgtaggggctccccaggtggcttcgaccggctTCCTGGTTGGCGCAGGGGCTACCAAGGTGGgggcgaccggctatcaggttggcgtaggggctccccag gtggcttcgaccggctatcaggttggcgtaggggctccccaggtggcttcgaccggcttccaggttggcgcaggggctccccaggtggcttcgaccggcttccaggttggcgtaggggctccccaggtggcttcgaccggctTCCAGGCTGGCGTAGGGGGTACCAAGGTGGgggcgaccggctatcag gttggcgtaggggctccccaggtgtcttcgactggctatcaggttggcgtaggggctccccaggtggcttcgactggcttccaggttggcgtaggggctccccaggtgggggcgaccggcttccaggttggcgtgggggggaccggctatcaggttggcgtaggggctccccag gtggcttcgaccggcttccaggttggcgtaggggctccccaggtggcttcgaccggctatcaggttggcgtaggggctccccaggtggcttcgaccggcttccaggttggcgtaggggctccccaggtggcttcgaccggctatcaggttggcgtaggggcaaCCAAGTTGGgggcgaccggctatcaggttggcgcaggggctccccaggtggcttcgaccggcttccag gttggcgcaggggctccccaggtggcttcgaccggcttccaggctggcgtaggggctccccaggtggcttcgaccggcttccaggttggcgtaggggctccccaggtggcttcgaccggcttccaggttggcgtaggggctccccaggtggcttcgaccggcttccag gttggcgtaggggctaccAAGGTGGGGgcgaccggcttccaggttggcgtaggggctccccaggtggcttcgaccggctTCCTGGTTGGCGCAGGGGCTACCAAGGTGGGGGTGACCGGCTATCTGAGCAAGCAAGCTGCTCCTGCTCTGGTTAAATCTGTGACTGGAATGCAAGTGAACCCTGATAGtgtgagggttgtatgtggggaGGATTCGGTTATGGTGGATGTGCTACAGGACCTTCTAGCTATTGGCCAGCTGATCAATGCTTCAGACATCACCCTTGGTGGTTGTGCACCCACTGGGCAGGATGCTTCTGGCACAGTGAGGCTTCAGTCTGTGCTGCAGGCCTGTGGAAGTACACTGATG ATGACTGCTGATGCCCTGGTCTATAGCTTTGCATTGATCTACACCCCCAGGGGTATTAATGGCCTccccattgtgaggaccaatggTGCTGTGGTTGGCATTGAGTGTCACTATTTGAG GAAGCAGAATGTGAGCAGCAATGCCCTGGTGCCAACCTGGATCCCCTACTATGCTACAATGGCGGCTGAGGCACAACTGAGTTTCTCACTGAGGCTGATGGATG ATGCATGGCAGAATGAGAGGGCCTCCAATGTGTACTTCCTGGGAAGTGTCCTGAACATTGAAGCCTCTGTCCTCGTGGGCAACAGTCAGCCCCTGCGTGTCTTTGTGGACAGCTGTGTGGCCACCTTGGTCCCTGATGTGACCTCTGTCCCTAGCTATGCCTTTGTGCAGAACTCTGG GTGCCTGACTGATGCCAAGGTGACAGGATCCCGCTCCCAGTTCCTGCCCAGAAAGCAGGATGACAAGCTGCAGCTTCAGCTGGATGCTTTCAGGTTCTCTCAGGATGGCAGGAGCTCA CTGTACATTACTTGCAGCCTGAGAGCAACAGTGGCTTCTGTGCCTGTGGATTCCCAACACAAGGCTTGTTCCTTCCCTCTTGCCGCCAACAG GTGGATGTCTGTGGATGGGAATGAccaggtgtgtggctgctgtGACACCAGCTGTGGGCTTGCAGGTGTAGCAG GTGCTCAAGGCACAGGTGTTCTGGGCCCCATTGCTATCCAACAGGGTCCTCCCACGGCTAGTCAGCCTGGACAGCTGTATATTCTGAAGGGATAG
- the LOC125710092 gene encoding elastin-like isoform X3: MAVHEGVLVLLLLLGCSCEAQLKSGFLVKTPQVAAVYQNGLGAPQVVAAGYQVGAGAPQVSSTGFQVGVGAPQVASTGYQVGVGAPQVASTGFQVGVGAPQVASTGFQVGVGAPQVASTGYQAGVGATKLGATGYQVGVGATKLGATGYQVGVGATKLGATGYQVGVGAPQVASTGFLVGAGATKVGATGYQVGVGAPQVGPAGFQVGVGAPQVASTGFQVGVGAPQVASTGFLVGAGATKVGATGYQVGVGAPQVASTGYQVGVGAPQVASTGFQVGAGAPQVASTGFQVGVGAPQVASTGFQAGVGGTKVGATGYQVGVGAPQVSSTGYQVGVGAPQVASTGFQVGVGAPQVGATGFQVGVGGTGYQVGVGAPQVASTGFQVGVGAPQVASTGYQVGVGAPQVASTGFQVGVGAPQVASTGYQVGVGATKLGATGYQVGAGAPQVASTGFQVGVGATKFGATGYQVGAGAPQVASTGFQVGVGAPQVASTGFQVGVGAPQVSSTNFQVGVGATKVGATGFQVGVGAPQVASTGFLVGAGATKVGVTGYLSKQAAPALVKSVTGMQVNPDSVRVVCGEDSVMVDVLQDLLAIGQLINASDITLGGCAPTGQDASGTVRLQSVLQACGSTLMMTADALVYSFALIYTPRGINGLPIVRTNGAVVGIECHYLRKQNVSSNALVPTWIPYYATMAAEAQLSFSLRLMDDAWQNERASNVYFLGSVLNIEASVLVGNSQPLRVFVDSCVATLVPDVTSVPSYAFVQNSGCLTDAKVTGSRSQFLPRKQDDKLQLQLDAFRFSQDGRSSLYITCSLRATVASVPVDSQHKACSFPLAANRWMSVDGNDQVCGCCDTSCGLAGVAGAQGTGVLGPIAIQQGPPTASQPGQLYILKG; the protein is encoded by the exons ATGGCAGTGCATGAGGGGGTATTAGTGCTGCTTCTTCTTTTAGGTTGCAGCTGTGAAGCTCAACTGAAGTCTGGGTTTCTTGTGAAGACCCCTCAAGTGGCTGCAGTTTATCAAAATGGAttaggtgctccccaggtggtggcagctggctatcaggttggcgcaggggctccccaggtgtcttcgaccggcttccaggttggcgtaggggctccccaggtggcttcgaccggctatcaggttggcgtaggggctccccaggtggcttcgaccggcttccaggttggcgtaggggctccccaggtggcttcgaccggcttccaggttggcgtaggggctccccaggtggcttcgaccggctatcaggCTGGCGTAGGGGCAACCAAGTTGGgggcgaccggctatcaggttggcgtaggggcaaCCAAGTTGGgggcgaccggctatcaggttggcgtaggggcaaCCAAGTTGGgggcgaccggctatcag gttggcgtaggggctccccaggtggcttcgaccggctTCCTGGTTGGCGCAGGGGCTACCAAGGTGGgggcgaccggctatcaggttggtgtaggggctccccaggtggggccggccggcttccaggttggcgtaggggctccccaggtggcttcgaccggcttccaggttggcgtaggggctccccaggtggcttcgaccggctTCCTGGTTGGCGCAGGGGCTACCAAGGTGGgggcgaccggctatcaggttggcgtaggggctccccag gtggcttcgaccggctatcaggttggcgtaggggctccccaggtggcttcgaccggcttccaggttggcgcaggggctccccaggtggcttcgaccggcttccaggttggcgtaggggctccccaggtggcttcgaccggctTCCAGGCTGGCGTAGGGGGTACCAAGGTGGgggcgaccggctatcag gttggcgtaggggctccccaggtgtcttcgactggctatcaggttggcgtaggggctccccaggtggcttcgactggcttccaggttggcgtaggggctccccaggtgggggcgaccggcttccaggttggcgtgggggggaccggctatcaggttggcgtaggggctccccag gtggcttcgaccggcttccaggttggcgtaggggctccccaggtggcttcgaccggctatcaggttggcgtaggggctccccaggtggcttcgaccggcttccaggttggcgtaggggctccccaggtggcttcgaccggctatcaggttggcgtaggggcaaCCAAGTTGGgggcgaccggctatcaggttggcgcaggggctccccaggtggcttcgaccggcttccaggttggcgtaggggcaaCCAAGTTTGgggcgaccggctatcaggttggcgcaggggctccccag gtggcttcgaccggcttccaggttggcgtaggggctccccaggtggcttcgaccggcttccaggttggcgtaggggctccccag gtgtcttcgaccaacttccaggttggcgtaggggctaccAAGGTGGGGgcgaccggcttccaggttggcgtaggggctccccaggtggcttcgaccggctTCCTGGTTGGCGCAGGGGCTACCAAGGTGGGGGTGACCGGCTATCTGAGCAAGCAAGCTGCTCCTGCTCTGGTTAAATCTGTGACTGGAATGCAAGTGAACCCTGATAGtgtgagggttgtatgtggggaGGATTCGGTTATGGTGGATGTGCTACAGGACCTTCTAGCTATTGGCCAGCTGATCAATGCTTCAGACATCACCCTTGGTGGTTGTGCACCCACTGGGCAGGATGCTTCTGGCACAGTGAGGCTTCAGTCTGTGCTGCAGGCCTGTGGAAGTACACTGATG ATGACTGCTGATGCCCTGGTCTATAGCTTTGCATTGATCTACACCCCCAGGGGTATTAATGGCCTccccattgtgaggaccaatggTGCTGTGGTTGGCATTGAGTGTCACTATTTGAG GAAGCAGAATGTGAGCAGCAATGCCCTGGTGCCAACCTGGATCCCCTACTATGCTACAATGGCGGCTGAGGCACAACTGAGTTTCTCACTGAGGCTGATGGATG ATGCATGGCAGAATGAGAGGGCCTCCAATGTGTACTTCCTGGGAAGTGTCCTGAACATTGAAGCCTCTGTCCTCGTGGGCAACAGTCAGCCCCTGCGTGTCTTTGTGGACAGCTGTGTGGCCACCTTGGTCCCTGATGTGACCTCTGTCCCTAGCTATGCCTTTGTGCAGAACTCTGG GTGCCTGACTGATGCCAAGGTGACAGGATCCCGCTCCCAGTTCCTGCCCAGAAAGCAGGATGACAAGCTGCAGCTTCAGCTGGATGCTTTCAGGTTCTCTCAGGATGGCAGGAGCTCA CTGTACATTACTTGCAGCCTGAGAGCAACAGTGGCTTCTGTGCCTGTGGATTCCCAACACAAGGCTTGTTCCTTCCCTCTTGCCGCCAACAG GTGGATGTCTGTGGATGGGAATGAccaggtgtgtggctgctgtGACACCAGCTGTGGGCTTGCAGGTGTAGCAG GTGCTCAAGGCACAGGTGTTCTGGGCCCCATTGCTATCCAACAGGGTCCTCCCACGGCTAGTCAGCCTGGACAGCTGTATATTCTGAAGGGATAG
- the LOC125710092 gene encoding uncharacterized protein LOC125710092 isoform X42: MAVHEGVLVLLLLLGCSCEAQLKSGFLVKTPQVAAVYQNGLGAPQVVAAGYQVGAGAPQVASTGFQVGVGAPQVGATGYQVGVGAPQVASTGFLVGAGATKVGATGYQVGVGAPQVASTGYQVGVGAPQVASTGFQVGAGAPQVASTGFQVGVGAPQVASTGFQAGVGGTKVGATGYQVGVGAPQVSSTGYQVGVGAPQVASTGFQVGVGAPQVGATGFQVGVGGTGYQVGVGAPQVASTGFQVGVGAPQVASTGYQVGVGAPQVASTGFQVGVGAPQVASTGYQVGVGATKLGATGYQVGAGAPQVASTGFQVGAGAPQVASTGFQAGVGAPQVASTGFQVGVGAPQVASTGFQVGVGAPQVASTGFQAGVGAPQVSSTNFQVGVGATKVGATGFQVGVGAPQVASTGFLVGAGATKVGVTGYLSKQAAPALVKSVTGMQVNPDSVRVVCGEDSVMVDVLQDLLAIGQLINASDITLGGCAPTGQDASGTVRLQSVLQACGSTLMMTADALVYSFALIYTPRGINGLPIVRTNGAVVGIECHYLRKQNVSSNALVPTWIPYYATMAAEAQLSFSLRLMDDAWQNERASNVYFLGSVLNIEASVLVGNSQPLRVFVDSCVATLVPDVTSVPSYAFVQNSGCLTDAKVTGSRSQFLPRKQDDKLQLQLDAFRFSQDGRSSLYITCSLRATVASVPVDSQHKACSFPLAANRWMSVDGNDQVCGCCDTSCGLAGVAGAQGTGVLGPIAIQQGPPTASQPGQLYILKG, encoded by the exons ATGGCAGTGCATGAGGGGGTATTAGTGCTGCTTCTTCTTTTAGGTTGCAGCTGTGAAGCTCAACTGAAGTCTGGGTTTCTTGTGAAGACCCCTCAAGTGGCTGCAGTTTATCAAAATGGAttaggtgctccccaggtggtggcagctggctatcaggttggcgcaggggctccccag gtggcttcgaccggcttccaggttggcgtaggggctccccag GTGGgggcgaccggctatcag gttggcgtaggggctccccaggtggcttcgaccggctTCCTGGTTGGCGCAGGGGCTACCAAGGTGGgggcgaccggctatcaggttggcgtaggggctccccag gtggcttcgaccggctatcaggttggcgtaggggctccccaggtggcttcgaccggcttccaggttggcgcaggggctccccaggtggcttcgaccggcttccaggttggcgtaggggctccccaggtggcttcgaccggctTCCAGGCTGGCGTAGGGGGTACCAAGGTGGgggcgaccggctatcag gttggcgtaggggctccccaggtgtcttcgactggctatcaggttggcgtaggggctccccaggtggcttcgactggcttccaggttggcgtaggggctccccaggtgggggcgaccggcttccaggttggcgtgggggggaccggctatcaggttggcgtaggggctccccag gtggcttcgaccggcttccaggttggcgtaggggctccccaggtggcttcgaccggctatcaggttggcgtaggggctccccaggtggcttcgaccggcttccaggttggcgtaggggctccccaggtggcttcgaccggctatcaggttggcgtaggggcaaCCAAGTTGGgggcgaccggctatcaggttggcgcaggggctccccaggtggcttcgaccggcttccag gttggcgcaggggctccccaggtggcttcgaccggcttccaggctggcgtaggggctccccaggtggcttcgaccggcttccaggttggcgtaggggctccccaggtggcttcgaccggcttccaggttggcgtaggggctccccaggtggcttcgaccggcttccag gctggcgtaggggctccccaggtgtcttcgaccaacttccaggttggcgtaggggctaccAAGGTGGGGgcgaccggcttccaggttggcgtaggggctccccaggtggcttcgaccggctTCCTGGTTGGCGCAGGGGCTACCAAGGTGGGGGTGACCGGCTATCTGAGCAAGCAAGCTGCTCCTGCTCTGGTTAAATCTGTGACTGGAATGCAAGTGAACCCTGATAGtgtgagggttgtatgtggggaGGATTCGGTTATGGTGGATGTGCTACAGGACCTTCTAGCTATTGGCCAGCTGATCAATGCTTCAGACATCACCCTTGGTGGTTGTGCACCCACTGGGCAGGATGCTTCTGGCACAGTGAGGCTTCAGTCTGTGCTGCAGGCCTGTGGAAGTACACTGATG ATGACTGCTGATGCCCTGGTCTATAGCTTTGCATTGATCTACACCCCCAGGGGTATTAATGGCCTccccattgtgaggaccaatggTGCTGTGGTTGGCATTGAGTGTCACTATTTGAG GAAGCAGAATGTGAGCAGCAATGCCCTGGTGCCAACCTGGATCCCCTACTATGCTACAATGGCGGCTGAGGCACAACTGAGTTTCTCACTGAGGCTGATGGATG ATGCATGGCAGAATGAGAGGGCCTCCAATGTGTACTTCCTGGGAAGTGTCCTGAACATTGAAGCCTCTGTCCTCGTGGGCAACAGTCAGCCCCTGCGTGTCTTTGTGGACAGCTGTGTGGCCACCTTGGTCCCTGATGTGACCTCTGTCCCTAGCTATGCCTTTGTGCAGAACTCTGG GTGCCTGACTGATGCCAAGGTGACAGGATCCCGCTCCCAGTTCCTGCCCAGAAAGCAGGATGACAAGCTGCAGCTTCAGCTGGATGCTTTCAGGTTCTCTCAGGATGGCAGGAGCTCA CTGTACATTACTTGCAGCCTGAGAGCAACAGTGGCTTCTGTGCCTGTGGATTCCCAACACAAGGCTTGTTCCTTCCCTCTTGCCGCCAACAG GTGGATGTCTGTGGATGGGAATGAccaggtgtgtggctgctgtGACACCAGCTGTGGGCTTGCAGGTGTAGCAG GTGCTCAAGGCACAGGTGTTCTGGGCCCCATTGCTATCCAACAGGGTCCTCCCACGGCTAGTCAGCCTGGACAGCTGTATATTCTGAAGGGATAG
- the LOC125710092 gene encoding elastin-like isoform X18, producing the protein MAVHEGVLVLLLLLGCSCEAQLKSGFLVKTPQVAAVYQNGLGAPQVVAAGYQVGAGAPQVSSTGFQVGVGAPQVASTGYQVGVGAPQVASTGFQVGVGAPQVASTGFQVGVGAPQVASTGYQAGVGATKLGATGYQVGVGATKLGATGYQVGVGATKLGATGYQVGVGAPQVASTGFLVGAGATKVGATGYQVGVGAPQVGPAGFQVGVGAPQVASTGFQVGVGAPQVASTGFLVGAGATKVGATGYQVGVGAPQVASTGYQVGVGAPQVASTGFQVGAGAPQVASTGFQVGVGAPQVASTGFQAGVGGTKVGATGYQVGVGAPQVSSTGYQVGVGAPQVASTGFQVGVGAPQVGATGFQVGVGGTGYQVGVGAPQVASTGFQVGVGAPQVASTGYQVGVGAPQVASTGFQVGVGAPQVASTGYQVGVGATKLGATGYQVGAGAPQVASTGFQVGAGAPQVASTGFQAGVGAPQVASTGFQVGVGAPQVASTGFQVGVGAPQVASTGFQVGVGAPQVASTGFLVGAGATKVGVTGYLSKQAAPALVKSVTGMQVNPDSVRVVCGEDSVMVDVLQDLLAIGQLINASDITLGGCAPTGQDASGTVRLQSVLQACGSTLMMTADALVYSFALIYTPRGINGLPIVRTNGAVVGIECHYLRKQNVSSNALVPTWIPYYATMAAEAQLSFSLRLMDDAWQNERASNVYFLGSVLNIEASVLVGNSQPLRVFVDSCVATLVPDVTSVPSYAFVQNSGCLTDAKVTGSRSQFLPRKQDDKLQLQLDAFRFSQDGRSSLYITCSLRATVASVPVDSQHKACSFPLAANRWMSVDGNDQVCGCCDTSCGLAGVAGAQGTGVLGPIAIQQGPPTASQPGQLYILKG; encoded by the exons ATGGCAGTGCATGAGGGGGTATTAGTGCTGCTTCTTCTTTTAGGTTGCAGCTGTGAAGCTCAACTGAAGTCTGGGTTTCTTGTGAAGACCCCTCAAGTGGCTGCAGTTTATCAAAATGGAttaggtgctccccaggtggtggcagctggctatcaggttggcgcaggggctccccaggtgtcttcgaccggcttccaggttggcgtaggggctccccaggtggcttcgaccggctatcaggttggcgtaggggctccccaggtggcttcgaccggcttccaggttggcgtaggggctccccaggtggcttcgaccggcttccaggttggcgtaggggctccccaggtggcttcgaccggctatcaggCTGGCGTAGGGGCAACCAAGTTGGgggcgaccggctatcaggttggcgtaggggcaaCCAAGTTGGgggcgaccggctatcaggttggcgtaggggcaaCCAAGTTGGgggcgaccggctatcag gttggcgtaggggctccccaggtggcttcgaccggctTCCTGGTTGGCGCAGGGGCTACCAAGGTGGgggcgaccggctatcaggttggtgtaggggctccccaggtggggccggccggcttccaggttggcgtaggggctccccaggtggcttcgaccggcttccaggttggcgtaggggctccccaggtggcttcgaccggctTCCTGGTTGGCGCAGGGGCTACCAAGGTGGgggcgaccggctatcaggttggcgtaggggctccccag gtggcttcgaccggctatcaggttggcgtaggggctccccaggtggcttcgaccggcttccaggttggcgcaggggctccccaggtggcttcgaccggcttccaggttggcgtaggggctccccaggtggcttcgaccggctTCCAGGCTGGCGTAGGGGGTACCAAGGTGGgggcgaccggctatcag gttggcgtaggggctccccaggtgtcttcgactggctatcaggttggcgtaggggctccccaggtggcttcgactggcttccaggttggcgtaggggctccccaggtgggggcgaccggcttccaggttggcgtgggggggaccggctatcaggttggcgtaggggctccccag gtggcttcgaccggcttccaggttggcgtaggggctccccaggtggcttcgaccggctatcaggttggcgtaggggctccccaggtggcttcgaccggcttccaggttggcgtaggggctccccaggtggcttcgaccggctatcaggttggcgtaggggcaaCCAAGTTGGgggcgaccggctatcaggttggcgcaggggctccccaggtggcttcgaccggcttccag gttggcgcaggggctccccaggtggcttcgaccggcttccaggctggcgtaggggctccccaggtggcttcgaccggcttccaggttggcgtaggggctccccaggtggcttcgaccggcttccaggttggcgtaggggctccccaggtggcttcgaccggcttccag gttggcgtaggggctccccaggtggcttcgaccggctTCCTGGTTGGCGCAGGGGCTACCAAGGTGGGGGTGACCGGCTATCTGAGCAAGCAAGCTGCTCCTGCTCTGGTTAAATCTGTGACTGGAATGCAAGTGAACCCTGATAGtgtgagggttgtatgtggggaGGATTCGGTTATGGTGGATGTGCTACAGGACCTTCTAGCTATTGGCCAGCTGATCAATGCTTCAGACATCACCCTTGGTGGTTGTGCACCCACTGGGCAGGATGCTTCTGGCACAGTGAGGCTTCAGTCTGTGCTGCAGGCCTGTGGAAGTACACTGATG ATGACTGCTGATGCCCTGGTCTATAGCTTTGCATTGATCTACACCCCCAGGGGTATTAATGGCCTccccattgtgaggaccaatggTGCTGTGGTTGGCATTGAGTGTCACTATTTGAG GAAGCAGAATGTGAGCAGCAATGCCCTGGTGCCAACCTGGATCCCCTACTATGCTACAATGGCGGCTGAGGCACAACTGAGTTTCTCACTGAGGCTGATGGATG ATGCATGGCAGAATGAGAGGGCCTCCAATGTGTACTTCCTGGGAAGTGTCCTGAACATTGAAGCCTCTGTCCTCGTGGGCAACAGTCAGCCCCTGCGTGTCTTTGTGGACAGCTGTGTGGCCACCTTGGTCCCTGATGTGACCTCTGTCCCTAGCTATGCCTTTGTGCAGAACTCTGG GTGCCTGACTGATGCCAAGGTGACAGGATCCCGCTCCCAGTTCCTGCCCAGAAAGCAGGATGACAAGCTGCAGCTTCAGCTGGATGCTTTCAGGTTCTCTCAGGATGGCAGGAGCTCA CTGTACATTACTTGCAGCCTGAGAGCAACAGTGGCTTCTGTGCCTGTGGATTCCCAACACAAGGCTTGTTCCTTCCCTCTTGCCGCCAACAG GTGGATGTCTGTGGATGGGAATGAccaggtgtgtggctgctgtGACACCAGCTGTGGGCTTGCAGGTGTAGCAG GTGCTCAAGGCACAGGTGTTCTGGGCCCCATTGCTATCCAACAGGGTCCTCCCACGGCTAGTCAGCCTGGACAGCTGTATATTCTGAAGGGATAG